The Paenibacillus tianjinensis genome has a window encoding:
- a CDS encoding YhgE/Pip domain-containing protein, with amino-acid sequence MANLWRIYMNDWRNLFKVPVAVLLIIALILLPSVYDWVNVAAVWNPYSNTSGIRIAVSSLDEGAKVQGKSLNIGQEVLASLRNNHSLGWTFTDSAAAVAGVQRGDYYASIVIPANFSRRMAGILEGKLVKPEVEYTVNEKINAIAPKITDKGASAVTSQISEKFTETISSTVLTALSAIDQEFQSELPVIRRVEQGLFKLEASLSEIDQAGKLVLKLEQRWPEITSSAERIASLQDKLPAVEEAGAAAEMLDAHWGQISEAATRLQNLESKLPELERAAQLVTELDSHFGQVEDVLDRASARLAEAGSVVKTAAEALPQVDRLAAATSNFGQELEQFLERSSTAFAAIPEAVQQNLYLLQQTGDAAAQLAAQLQAGAGQQRASQLELASARLAAGSDALAHTAALLGAVNTLAPGTVGAGELRALSEARAQYAAAASQAGGLAVALQGGARPDSAGLSQFSFAAGQGMSMVGGLITRFSAETLPAVTDKLQRLTTAASTAATALQQAPQRLAALDTMLAEAGNVIQSGQNGLAGLQQNLPAIRQEVHAAATGITDNMGTFDTFVTEVLPRIQSGLPAAGTAVHEAAEFARKDLPAAEEKFRTAADLISTGLPRAGKGVEHAATLVREDLPTLETAVRKAADTLRQIKEEVNLEEIGQLLGGDIKSKSDFLANPVVLTENKLYPIPNYGSAMTPFYVVLSLWVGGTLLISLLRTGVDTGGKKYLGYELYFGRLLTFLTVGILQALVAVLGNIFILKCYVADKVGFVLFAVLISIVFVTIVFTLVSVFGNIGKGIAIVFMVLQFSSSGGTFPVSTTGHFFQALNPFMPFTYAISLLREAVGGIVPEVAIRDALLLLLFGLLALLLALTLQKPLAPFIRKSAEQAEKSKLIS; translated from the coding sequence GTGGCAAACCTATGGCGGATTTATATGAATGATTGGCGGAATCTATTCAAGGTTCCTGTAGCAGTGCTGCTGATTATTGCCCTTATCCTGCTGCCTTCTGTCTACGATTGGGTGAATGTCGCTGCGGTATGGAACCCTTACAGCAATACCTCCGGCATCCGGATTGCTGTATCTAGTCTGGATGAAGGGGCTAAGGTTCAGGGCAAGAGCCTCAATATCGGGCAAGAGGTGCTGGCCAGCCTGCGGAACAACCATTCGCTGGGCTGGACTTTTACGGATTCCGCAGCAGCCGTGGCTGGTGTCCAGCGCGGGGATTATTATGCCAGCATTGTCATCCCTGCTAACTTTTCGAGGCGGATGGCGGGAATTCTGGAAGGGAAGCTGGTCAAGCCGGAAGTGGAGTATACCGTCAATGAGAAAATAAACGCAATCGCTCCAAAGATTACGGATAAAGGGGCATCGGCGGTCACATCGCAGATCAGTGAGAAGTTCACGGAGACGATCAGCAGTACCGTGCTAACCGCCTTGAGCGCGATCGATCAGGAATTTCAGTCCGAGCTGCCGGTTATTCGCAGGGTGGAGCAGGGCTTGTTCAAGCTGGAGGCCAGCCTGTCGGAGATAGATCAGGCGGGCAAGCTGGTGTTGAAGCTGGAGCAGCGTTGGCCGGAAATCACTTCATCTGCTGAACGGATTGCCTCCCTTCAGGATAAGCTGCCGGCTGTAGAAGAGGCAGGTGCGGCGGCGGAGATGCTCGACGCCCATTGGGGGCAGATCAGTGAAGCCGCCACCCGCCTGCAGAACCTGGAGAGCAAGCTGCCGGAGCTGGAGCGCGCCGCCCAGCTTGTCACGGAGCTGGACAGTCATTTCGGCCAGGTGGAGGATGTGCTGGACCGGGCTTCCGCAAGACTGGCGGAAGCCGGTTCGGTGGTAAAGACGGCGGCGGAGGCACTGCCGCAGGTGGACCGGTTGGCTGCCGCCACAAGCAACTTCGGCCAGGAACTGGAGCAGTTCCTGGAGCGCAGCAGCACGGCTTTTGCGGCCATCCCGGAGGCCGTGCAGCAGAATCTCTATCTGCTGCAGCAGACCGGGGACGCGGCAGCGCAGCTTGCCGCGCAGCTGCAGGCCGGCGCCGGGCAGCAGCGCGCAAGCCAGCTGGAGCTGGCTTCAGCACGGCTGGCTGCGGGCAGCGATGCGCTCGCGCACACCGCCGCGCTGCTCGGCGCCGTGAATACGCTGGCGCCCGGGACCGTGGGCGCCGGCGAGCTCCGCGCGCTGAGTGAAGCCCGCGCGCAGTATGCCGCCGCCGCTTCGCAGGCCGGCGGGCTGGCGGTCGCGCTGCAAGGCGGCGCCCGGCCGGATAGCGCCGGGCTGTCGCAGTTCAGCTTTGCCGCCGGGCAGGGCATGAGCATGGTGGGCGGGCTGATCACGCGCTTCAGCGCGGAGACATTGCCCGCCGTGACGGACAAGCTGCAGCGGCTGACCACGGCTGCCAGCACGGCCGCCACTGCGCTGCAGCAGGCTCCGCAGCGCCTTGCCGCGCTGGACACGATGCTGGCTGAAGCCGGGAATGTCATCCAGTCGGGGCAAAACGGCCTGGCTGGGCTCCAGCAGAACCTGCCGGCCATCCGCCAAGAGGTACATGCGGCGGCAACCGGGATCACGGACAACATGGGGACGTTCGATACCTTCGTTACCGAGGTGCTGCCGCGGATCCAAAGCGGGCTTCCTGCCGCAGGCACTGCGGTGCATGAGGCAGCCGAATTTGCCCGCAAGGATCTGCCTGCAGCGGAGGAGAAGTTCCGCACGGCTGCGGATCTGATCAGCACCGGCCTGCCGCGTGCCGGCAAGGGGGTCGAGCATGCCGCAACGCTGGTGCGGGAGGATCTCCCCACGCTGGAGACAGCGGTCCGCAAAGCGGCGGATACCCTGCGTCAGATCAAGGAGGAAGTGAATCTGGAGGAAATCGGGCAGCTGCTTGGCGGGGACATTAAGAGCAAAAGTGATTTTTTGGCCAATCCGGTTGTACTCACGGAAAATAAACTGTATCCGATTCCCAATTACGGCTCGGCAATGACACCTTTTTATGTTGTGCTTTCTCTCTGGGTAGGAGGAACGCTGCTGATCTCGCTGCTGCGTACCGGAGTGGACACCGGGGGAAAGAAATACCTGGGGTATGAGCTGTATTTTGGCCGTCTGCTGACCTTTCTGACCGTAGGCATTCTCCAGGCGCTAGTGGCTGTGCTTGGGAATATCTTTATCCTGAAATGTTATGTGGCGGATAAAGTAGGGTTCGTTCTCTTCGCGGTGCTGATTAGCATCGTGTTCGTGACTATCGTATTTACGCTGGTGTCTGTATTCGGCAACATAGGCAAGGGGATAGCCATTGTGTTTATGGTGCTGCAATTCTCCAGCTCCGGAGGAACGTTCCCGGTCAGCACGACCGGGCACTTCTTTCAGGCGCTGAATCCGTTCATGCCGTTCACCTATGCCATCAGTCTGCTGCGGGAGGCTGTGGGCGGAATCGTGCCGGAGGTGGCAATCCGCGATGCGCTGCTGCTCCTCCTCTTCGGTCTGCTGGCCCTGCTGCTGGCGCTTACCCTGCAGAAGCCGCTGGCACCGTTTATCCGCAAATCCGCGGAGCAGGCCGAGAAGTCGAAGCTGATCTCGTGA
- a CDS encoding sensor histidine kinase: MRRVEENQLSVSFESKYQDEIAQVGFQFNRMMAEIKTLIEDVRKNEEGKRQAEIRALTAQMEPHFLYNTLIRFTANPLWVKTMMSMR; the protein is encoded by the coding sequence ATGCGCAGGGTGGAGGAGAACCAGCTCAGCGTTTCATTTGAGAGTAAATATCAGGATGAGATTGCCCAGGTCGGATTTCAGTTTAACCGGATGATGGCGGAGATCAAAACCCTGATCGAGGATGTGCGCAAGAATGAAGAGGGAAAACGCCAGGCGGAGATCCGGGCGCTGACCGCGCAGATGGAGCCCCATTTTCTCTATAACACGCTAATACGATTTACTGCAAATCCGTTATGGGTGAAAACGATGATGTCAATGAGATGA
- a CDS encoding AraC family transcriptional regulator, translating into MVAFELMVDRPVDFDITGKFAAPSSDWIHLSRILSDYELIVMTEDVLYLAGDQTHFTVSKGEYLLLPPNTKQYGYKSSNCSFYWLHFKSPDGIKITDVTGHTQNKEDNKLLLPQYGTLKSLEKIIVMMKQLQDSVRGYNQKTLNNYMATVILCELYNQVFHNEHNPVKKTKQEQLYNDIVDYIKWSRSEHIKVSQIAAYFGYNEKYLSHLFTTISGISLKQYILQQKMELAKFLLSDTNQNVSEVSLQLGYKDCHNFMKSFKKIVGLTPTDFRNAYAKRLLFYE; encoded by the coding sequence ATGGTTGCGTTTGAGCTGATGGTAGATAGGCCGGTTGATTTTGATATCACAGGCAAATTCGCCGCCCCTTCATCCGATTGGATTCACTTGAGCCGGATTCTATCGGATTATGAGCTGATTGTTATGACTGAAGATGTACTTTACCTGGCGGGTGACCAAACGCATTTTACCGTCTCCAAGGGAGAGTATCTGCTGCTTCCCCCAAACACTAAGCAATATGGATATAAATCTTCCAACTGCAGTTTTTACTGGCTCCATTTCAAGTCCCCGGACGGAATCAAAATCACCGATGTCACCGGGCACACACAGAACAAGGAAGACAACAAGCTGCTGCTCCCCCAGTACGGAACCCTGAAGAGTCTCGAGAAGATCATAGTCATGATGAAGCAGCTGCAGGATTCGGTCCGCGGCTATAATCAGAAAACACTGAACAATTATATGGCGACAGTCATTCTGTGCGAACTGTACAACCAGGTCTTCCACAATGAACATAACCCGGTCAAAAAAACGAAGCAAGAGCAGCTGTATAACGACATCGTAGACTATATTAAATGGAGCCGGAGCGAGCATATCAAGGTGTCGCAGATCGCCGCTTATTTTGGCTACAACGAAAAATACCTTTCTCACCTCTTCACGACGATTTCGGGCATTTCGTTGAAGCAATATATTCTGCAGCAAAAAATGGAGCTGGCGAAATTCCTTCTCTCCGACACCAATCAGAATGTCAGCGAAGTCTCGCTGCAGCTCGGCTATAAGGACTGCCATAATTTCATGAAATCCTTCAAGAAAATCGTCGGCTTGACGCCAACCGATTTCCGGAATGCCTATGCCAAGCGGCTGCTGTTTTATGAGTAA
- a CDS encoding aldo/keto reductase family protein — MKYRRLGNTGLKVSEIGLGSWLTYGTAAEQQAADACVAKAFECGINFFDTANAYNRGEGEKAIGAALRPYKRSDYVLSTKVFFPMGDGVNDRGLSRKHIMEQCEASLRRLGTDYIDIYFCHRFDHETPLEETLRALDDLTAQGKILYSAVSEWSAAQIVSASGISSRLNLRPLAANQPIYNMFERYIEHEVLEVSKQAGLGQVVFSPLAQGILTGKYKPGQQAPAGTRGADDSVNGVIRSYLRDDVLGVVAQLDELAAGLGVKLSQLALAWVLRQPGVSSALIGASKPGQVEENARAVEIVLQPETLETIDSILAQVADFAPAR, encoded by the coding sequence ATGAAGTATAGAAGACTTGGCAATACGGGGCTGAAGGTCAGCGAGATCGGGCTTGGGAGCTGGCTGACTTACGGAACGGCGGCAGAGCAGCAGGCAGCCGATGCTTGTGTAGCCAAAGCCTTTGAATGCGGTATCAATTTCTTTGACACTGCCAACGCATACAACCGCGGAGAAGGAGAAAAAGCGATCGGAGCCGCACTTCGTCCGTATAAGCGCTCGGATTATGTGCTGAGCACCAAAGTGTTCTTCCCTATGGGGGACGGTGTGAATGACCGCGGCCTGTCACGCAAGCACATCATGGAGCAATGCGAAGCCAGCCTGCGGCGTCTCGGCACCGATTACATCGACATTTATTTCTGCCACCGTTTTGATCATGAGACTCCGCTGGAAGAAACACTGCGTGCACTGGATGACCTTACGGCCCAGGGGAAAATTCTCTACTCCGCTGTCAGCGAGTGGAGCGCAGCGCAGATCGTGAGCGCCAGCGGCATCAGCAGCAGGCTGAATCTGCGTCCGCTTGCAGCAAATCAGCCGATCTATAACATGTTCGAGCGCTACATCGAACATGAAGTGCTTGAAGTGTCCAAGCAGGCCGGACTTGGGCAAGTGGTCTTCTCGCCGCTGGCGCAAGGCATCCTGACCGGCAAATATAAGCCGGGCCAGCAGGCTCCGGCAGGCACCCGCGGTGCCGACGACTCGGTCAACGGCGTTATCCGCAGCTATCTGCGCGACGATGTGCTGGGCGTTGTCGCCCAGCTGGATGAACTCGCCGCCGGTCTCGGCGTGAAGCTGTCGCAGCTGGCCCTGGCCTGGGTTCTCCGCCAGCCCGGTGTCAGCTCGGCGCTGATTGGAGCGAGCAAGCCCGGCCAGGTGGAAGAAAATGCCCGGGCTGTTGAAATCGTGCTCCAGCCGGAAACGCTGGAGACCATCGACAGCATCCTCGCCCAGGTGGCTGACTTTGCCCCGGCGAGATAA
- a CDS encoding glycosyl hydrolase — MTRKGYDVKEVLPALFFETEGCRKARYDYWETVTFMFTQAYAKQIGDWCAGKGWSATGHVVDEQELMHQVTSVGDPMAFYEYLQIPGCDWLGRFVGSDPLVPKQVSSVARQLGKKRTITESFGCSGWNVSLADLKRIGEWQFVHGINLMCQHLQGYSLQGLRKRDYPPSLFYQQPWWDDYKGFNDYFARLSMLLSEGGSLAEVLLIHPVRTAWTLQCGGDMSAIVPYHESFTQLTRWLCQSLIEHDYGSESIIAGHGRVSGGNFIVGEAKYRVVIVPPCLTLDQVTVQLLSQFAAEGGTLIAFENYPVLISGKEDNRLADIMADAILADWSCAAVVQAVSAASAPFIQITDTDRVRVTADTLNVRTMELDGSLLYYVVNSGTDAYPQLQIELSRQGVVSLINLETGEIGPVPQEIHPEGVVLRLPLYPGHSLMLKLDPQAASTAEAINEHQAALPDRREDIRPEEAYILAELSPLWEVSSVDLNSITLDHARLRIEGGEWSAPQPVIFIQEQLLAYGRPVVLELEFEFEVSFDPRRQRELYLVLEQPEEFEIFLNGVPVSPESCGWWRDISMRKIDIQGRAGSGRNTIILKTEFRPSPELYARLERARQFEAEGNKLTLEQELESIYLLGSFGVESAEAFEEAERRAVWTAGAFTLTEVPEQVTSGDLTRQGFPFFAGSIRLRQSLEIAAEPITEAIWSFQAPPDTIVSKLLINGICVRTFLWEPYEADIAPYLHSGCNDIELILTGSSRNLLGPHHHIKGEVYKVGPDSYKDKPGWTDKDLAPDTHVYQDRYAFVRFGLAAAPQIFIR; from the coding sequence ATCACCCGTAAAGGCTATGATGTAAAAGAGGTGCTCCCTGCTTTGTTCTTTGAAACGGAAGGCTGCCGCAAAGCCAGGTACGATTATTGGGAGACGGTGACCTTCATGTTTACACAGGCTTATGCCAAGCAGATCGGGGACTGGTGCGCCGGCAAAGGCTGGTCTGCGACCGGGCATGTCGTTGATGAACAGGAGCTGATGCATCAGGTGACCTCGGTCGGCGATCCGATGGCCTTCTATGAGTATTTGCAGATTCCCGGCTGCGACTGGCTCGGCCGGTTCGTCGGGAGCGATCCGCTGGTGCCGAAGCAGGTAAGCTCGGTTGCCCGCCAGCTTGGCAAGAAGCGGACGATCACCGAGAGCTTTGGTTGCTCCGGGTGGAACGTCAGCCTGGCCGATCTGAAAAGAATCGGTGAATGGCAGTTTGTACACGGCATTAATCTGATGTGCCAGCATTTGCAGGGGTATTCCCTGCAAGGGCTGCGCAAGCGTGATTATCCGCCGTCCCTCTTCTATCAGCAGCCTTGGTGGGATGATTATAAGGGCTTCAATGACTACTTTGCCAGACTATCTATGCTGCTCTCGGAAGGCGGAAGCCTGGCGGAGGTTTTGCTGATCCATCCGGTGCGGACCGCCTGGACCCTGCAATGCGGCGGGGACATGTCTGCGATTGTTCCCTATCATGAATCCTTCACCCAGCTGACAAGATGGCTGTGCCAGAGCCTGATCGAGCATGACTACGGCAGCGAGAGTATTATTGCCGGACATGGGCGGGTTAGCGGCGGAAACTTCATTGTCGGTGAAGCAAAGTACCGTGTGGTTATTGTTCCGCCCTGTCTGACACTGGATCAAGTTACAGTGCAGCTTCTGAGCCAGTTCGCTGCCGAAGGTGGTACGCTGATCGCTTTCGAGAACTATCCCGTGCTGATAAGCGGGAAGGAGGACAACAGGCTAGCGGATATAATGGCTGATGCCATTCTGGCGGATTGGAGCTGCGCGGCAGTGGTGCAGGCAGTATCTGCAGCCTCTGCGCCTTTCATCCAAATCACGGATACGGACAGGGTGCGGGTTACTGCGGATACACTCAATGTGCGGACTATGGAGCTGGATGGATCACTTCTCTATTACGTGGTGAACTCAGGGACGGATGCCTATCCGCAGCTGCAGATTGAACTGTCCCGCCAGGGAGTGGTATCCCTGATCAATCTGGAAACCGGAGAGATCGGCCCGGTTCCGCAGGAAATACACCCGGAGGGCGTTGTCCTGCGCCTGCCGCTGTACCCCGGGCATTCCTTGATGCTCAAACTTGATCCGCAGGCAGCTTCAACGGCAGAAGCTATAAATGAACATCAGGCGGCGCTGCCGGATAGAAGAGAAGATATTAGACCGGAGGAGGCATATATCCTTGCGGAGCTTAGTCCCCTGTGGGAGGTCTCCTCTGTTGATCTTAACAGCATAACCCTGGACCACGCCCGTCTGCGGATAGAGGGCGGGGAGTGGTCAGCGCCTCAGCCGGTGATTTTTATTCAGGAGCAGCTGCTGGCTTATGGACGGCCGGTAGTGCTGGAGCTGGAGTTTGAGTTCGAGGTATCCTTTGATCCGCGGCGTCAGCGGGAGCTGTATCTGGTACTGGAGCAGCCGGAGGAATTCGAGATCTTCCTGAACGGTGTTCCTGTATCCCCTGAAAGCTGCGGCTGGTGGAGGGATATCTCCATGCGCAAAATTGACATTCAGGGAAGGGCTGGGTCCGGCCGGAATACAATTATTCTGAAAACGGAATTTCGCCCTTCACCTGAGCTTTATGCAAGGCTGGAGCGGGCCAGACAGTTTGAAGCGGAGGGCAACAAGCTTACTTTGGAACAGGAGCTCGAAAGCATTTATCTGCTCGGTTCCTTCGGAGTTGAATCTGCTGAGGCCTTTGAAGAAGCTGAGCGCCGGGCTGTCTGGACTGCAGGGGCTTTTACCCTGACAGAAGTCCCCGAGCAGGTAACCTCAGGCGATCTTACGCGGCAAGGTTTCCCGTTTTTCGCCGGAAGCATTCGTTTGCGCCAGTCTCTTGAAATCGCGGCAGAGCCTATCACTGAGGCGATATGGTCATTTCAGGCTCCGCCGGATACCATCGTCAGCAAGCTGCTCATTAACGGAATCTGTGTACGGACCTTCCTGTGGGAGCCGTATGAAGCGGATATTGCACCGTATCTTCACTCTGGCTGTAATGACATAGAGCTGATCCTGACGGGCAGCTCCCGAAATCTGCTTGGACCCCATCACCATATCAAAGGCGAAGTGTATAAGGTGGGGCCGGACAGCTACAAGGACAAACCGGGCTGGACCGACAAGGATCTAGCGCCGGACACACATGTATATCAGGACCGTTATGCTTTTGTCCGTTTTGGGCTGGCGGCTGCCCCGCAGATATTTATAAGATAA